The following are encoded in a window of Trichocoleus sp. genomic DNA:
- a CDS encoding pentapeptide repeat-containing protein — protein sequence MDIEAIRAGKLKRLAGADLEDEDLTKVDLSRVNLAGASLNGANLTAATLTGATLDGASLMGCRLVGTDLRANLVGVNLMQADLTEADLRGANLRGANLMQSRLANTTLTGAFLSGANLMGVSLQGVDLRGADLRGANLNSANLSGANLAQADLQGAVLTEANLEEADLRDANLSGANLSGANLLCAGLEGANLQGVTLTSACVKGTILDQLD from the coding sequence ATGGATATAGAAGCAATCCGGGCAGGCAAGCTAAAGCGTCTCGCAGGGGCAGACTTGGAAGATGAAGACCTGACAAAAGTAGATTTAAGCCGCGTCAACTTGGCAGGGGCAAGCCTAAATGGAGCTAATTTAACAGCAGCCACCCTGACTGGTGCAACATTAGATGGTGCAAGCTTGATGGGTTGTCGGCTGGTTGGAACAGACCTCCGGGCAAATCTGGTTGGGGTCAACTTAATGCAGGCAGACCTAACTGAGGCAGACCTGCGGGGCGCAAACTTGCGGGGCGCGAACTTGATGCAGTCTCGACTCGCCAATACAACGCTTACAGGGGCATTCTTGAGTGGCGCGAATCTGATGGGCGTCAGCTTACAGGGCGTTGACCTGCGCGGAGCCGATTTGCGTGGGGCAAACCTCAACAGTGCGAACCTGAGTGGTGCAAATTTGGCACAGGCAGACCTGCAAGGGGCAGTCTTAACCGAAGCAAACCTGGAAGAAGCGGATTTGAGAGATGCAAATTTGTCAGGTGCGAACTTGAGCGGCGCAAACCTCCTTTGTGCAGGCTTAGAAGGCGCAAATCTTCAAGGCGTCACGCTTACAAGTGCTTGTGTCAAGGGAACAATTTTGGATCAGCTCGATTAA
- a CDS encoding DICT sensory domain-containing protein encodes MLEGSILQKLGDAHRSGQPGKRPLNFGVYYKNTLVALCHALEDAILDADYQPLMITAFQRGKWYLQEADRYGEIADRSRQIVIMAAPDSGFAEHPTSQKSNVELASLQETDPVAQEWHLIIVSPHYTAMVLCQELSEADYGAAGMPKVDLERKFYGLWTFEPSLVQETAAIAIDHISPYNPDLSQKLTAQLQEIISQSQQEDALCQKPTAEHLGGIVVRVIEYLEQSQETLDRSSPAYPNQPQFLDSNLTSNELQALLRVAQLIDQTDISNPAAAAEVASLAEAIGQLLDLPAWQLHRLRLSGLLHRIAFLQTSDMMLSSGIAARYTEEAPSVPLSCPLVPGVQVLRKMQRLKAVSIILAHQTECWNGSGKPAGLTGDEIPVESRILGLAAEFQQRIAQAFDSEVPLAEAVTQAYQSCQAEAGDRWDPKLVEVLGLLVSGMQQGLSLPVTTPKIAAGLWMLDSHAEDDLLSYLEEMSLN; translated from the coding sequence ATGTTAGAAGGTTCCATCCTACAAAAGCTTGGTGATGCCCACCGATCGGGGCAACCTGGAAAACGGCCCCTAAATTTCGGGGTGTACTATAAAAATACGCTGGTTGCGCTCTGTCATGCTCTGGAAGATGCCATTTTAGATGCGGATTATCAGCCTTTAATGATTACTGCTTTCCAGCGAGGAAAGTGGTATTTGCAAGAAGCAGATCGCTATGGGGAAATTGCCGACCGATCGCGACAAATCGTCATTATGGCAGCTCCTGACTCTGGTTTTGCGGAGCATCCTACCAGCCAAAAATCAAACGTCGAACTGGCTAGTCTTCAAGAGACTGACCCCGTAGCGCAGGAATGGCATTTAATTATCGTGTCGCCTCACTACACTGCAATGGTGCTTTGTCAGGAGCTTTCAGAGGCAGACTATGGTGCAGCAGGCATGCCCAAAGTTGATTTGGAGCGGAAGTTTTATGGACTGTGGACATTTGAACCGAGCTTGGTTCAGGAAACCGCAGCCATCGCGATCGACCATATCAGCCCCTACAATCCTGATTTGTCCCAGAAGCTAACTGCTCAACTGCAAGAAATCATTTCCCAATCTCAACAGGAAGATGCGCTTTGCCAAAAGCCGACTGCTGAACATCTGGGGGGAATTGTGGTGCGGGTGATTGAATATCTGGAACAGAGCCAGGAAACACTCGATCGCAGTAGCCCAGCCTACCCCAATCAGCCCCAGTTCCTTGACAGCAACCTAACTTCCAACGAACTCCAGGCACTCTTGCGCGTTGCTCAACTGATCGATCAGACGGATATCAGTAATCCGGCAGCGGCGGCTGAAGTGGCATCTCTGGCAGAAGCGATCGGTCAATTGCTTGATCTTCCGGCTTGGCAATTGCATCGGCTCCGGCTCTCCGGATTGCTCCATCGCATTGCATTCTTGCAAACTTCGGACATGATGCTGAGTTCTGGGATTGCCGCACGCTATACCGAAGAAGCTCCTAGTGTGCCGCTCTCTTGTCCTCTGGTTCCGGGGGTACAGGTGTTGCGAAAGATGCAGCGCCTCAAAGCAGTCTCGATCATCCTGGCGCACCAGACCGAATGCTGGAATGGTTCAGGCAAACCTGCCGGACTGACGGGTGATGAAATTCCAGTTGAGTCTCGGATTTTGGGACTGGCAGCAGAGTTTCAGCAGCGGATTGCACAGGCGTTTGATTCTGAAGTGCCCTTAGCGGAAGCGGTGACCCAGGCATATCAGTCTTGTCAGGCAGAAGCAGGCGATCGATGGGATCCAAAACTGGTGGAGGTTCTGGGTCTGCTAGTGAGCGGAATGCAGCAGGGGCTAAGCCTCCCTGTAACAACGCCCAAAATTGCCGCAGGCTTGTGGATGCTTGATTCTCATGCAGAAGACGATCTACTGTCTTATTTGGAAGAAATGAGCCTCAATTAA
- a CDS encoding fasciclin domain-containing protein — protein MRPQKISSLKSTISIATALIGAVALLGLPAKAQTNSNGGQSPNMSPNTITQPSNTAPNTTPGSTTPGTITPGNTIPGNTTPGNAAPTNLPSAPTTSAPAAPGIAPAPNSPAANTNTPAPTPTAATNDRYLSELLGQAAGTGSFSILARAVEAAGVTNALRDTGEKYTIFAPTDEAFQALPPDTLERLLRPENRELLREVLAYHVVPGAVTSKDLRSGLVDTLGGGVAVSVAPDRIVVNDASIIQPDIQAANGVIHVVNRVLMPQQLRQRLASLR, from the coding sequence ATGCGGCCGCAAAAAATTTCCTCCCTCAAAAGCACCATTTCTATTGCCACTGCTCTAATTGGAGCTGTAGCGCTTCTGGGCTTACCGGCAAAAGCACAAACCAATTCTAACGGGGGACAGTCTCCTAATATGTCTCCCAATACAATTACTCAGCCGAGCAATACTGCGCCGAATACAACCCCAGGTAGCACAACGCCGGGTACCATTACCCCAGGCAACACAATACCGGGTAACACAACACCGGGTAATGCAGCTCCAACGAATCTGCCATCAGCGCCCACAACTAGCGCCCCCGCGGCTCCAGGCATTGCTCCAGCACCCAATAGCCCAGCAGCAAATACGAATACTCCAGCCCCCACTCCCACAGCAGCAACAAACGATCGCTATCTCAGCGAGTTGCTTGGGCAGGCAGCAGGGACAGGTTCGTTCAGTATTCTTGCTCGTGCCGTAGAAGCAGCAGGAGTAACCAATGCACTGCGAGACACAGGTGAGAAGTATACGATTTTTGCCCCAACTGATGAGGCATTTCAAGCGTTACCTCCTGACACACTAGAGCGACTTTTACGCCCTGAAAATCGGGAATTACTGCGGGAAGTCTTGGCTTACCATGTGGTTCCAGGTGCAGTGACTTCTAAAGACCTCCGTTCAGGTTTAGTTGATACGCTAGGCGGTGGTGTAGCAGTGAGTGTTGCGCCCGATCGCATTGTTGTCAATGATGCCAGTATCATTCAGCCCGATATTCAGGCAGCAAATGGCGTAATTCATGTTGTGAACCGTGTTCTAATGCCACAGCAATTGCGTCAGCGGCTTGCCTCACTGCGATAA
- a CDS encoding PsaJ protein, translated as MQRPTDQPHYFLRYLSLAPVLAVLSVSVAFSAFIIFNSFFPDLLFHPMP; from the coding sequence ATGCAACGTCCAACCGACCAACCTCACTACTTTCTGCGCTATCTTTCTTTGGCTCCTGTTTTAGCAGTTCTATCGGTTTCGGTCGCATTTTCAGCCTTTATTATCTTTAATTCTTTCTTCCCAGATCTGCTATTTCACCCAATGCCTTAG
- the cbiB gene encoding adenosylcobinamide-phosphate synthase CbiB, with the protein MAAEFSAVVLTIAALLDYLIGDPWNWLHPVQVMGWGIKQYTQLVLRAKLSPLMERLAGVGLAIGLVGLSGLSGWTIVWIADQVHPWLGAAVAAILLASCFAGRSLRRAAEEVLRPLKAGDLAEARSKLRLYVGRDTENLPEAEVLRAVMETVTENAVDGVMAPLFYALVGAMLPIGAVPLAIAYKASSTLDSMVGYKEPPYRHLGWCSARLEDGLTWFPCRLTVLTLAVLSGKPHQVWQICCRDAPHDPSPNAGWSECAYAAVLGVQVGGKNQYRGVVKQKPLLGEPIQLITPERVHQATFLTRRNFLLWLSIGLLGLLGQILGKQLG; encoded by the coding sequence TTGGCTGCTGAATTTTCTGCTGTTGTGCTGACGATCGCCGCGCTGTTGGATTACCTGATTGGCGACCCCTGGAATTGGCTGCATCCGGTACAGGTGATGGGCTGGGGCATCAAACAATATACCCAACTGGTATTGCGTGCCAAACTCTCACCGTTGATGGAGCGGCTTGCAGGCGTGGGTTTAGCGATCGGGCTAGTTGGCTTGAGTGGCTTGAGTGGCTGGACGATCGTCTGGATTGCAGACCAGGTTCATCCGTGGCTGGGCGCAGCAGTAGCCGCTATTTTGTTAGCAAGCTGCTTTGCCGGACGGAGTTTGAGACGGGCTGCTGAGGAGGTTTTGCGTCCCTTAAAGGCAGGGGATTTAGCAGAGGCACGATCGAAGTTGCGGCTGTATGTCGGTCGAGATACTGAAAACCTGCCTGAAGCTGAAGTACTGCGAGCAGTGATGGAAACCGTGACTGAAAATGCGGTTGATGGCGTTATGGCTCCGCTGTTCTATGCGCTGGTGGGGGCAATGTTGCCGATCGGGGCAGTTCCTCTGGCGATCGCATATAAGGCATCTAGCACGCTTGATTCAATGGTGGGCTATAAGGAACCTCCTTACAGGCATCTGGGCTGGTGTAGTGCGCGGCTCGAAGATGGTTTAACTTGGTTTCCCTGTCGCCTGACAGTGCTGACGCTTGCTGTGCTTTCTGGAAAGCCTCATCAGGTCTGGCAAATTTGCTGTCGAGATGCACCTCATGATCCAAGTCCGAATGCGGGCTGGAGTGAGTGCGCTTATGCAGCAGTGCTAGGGGTGCAAGTAGGTGGCAAAAATCAGTATCGCGGGGTTGTAAAGCAAAAACCTTTACTCGGTGAGCCGATCCAGCTTATTACACCAGAGCGAGTTCATCAGGCAACTTTCCTGACGCGCCGAAATTTTTTACTGTGGCTATCGATCGGTTTATTGGGATTGTTGGGACAAATTTTGGGCAAGCAGCTTGGATAA
- a CDS encoding DUF4112 domain-containing protein produces the protein MSKSNTRSTAVPATRMQRLRNLSHWLDSAIGIPGTRFRIGLDPIIGLLPGGGDTAGLLLSSYIVLEAAKLGASRATLTQMAFNIVLETLVGTVPIVGDFFDVTWKSNVRNIQLLEEHLKLPVARRSTHHGYAIFLIIGLILVFLGCIALSVMLLRWIAQQLGWIG, from the coding sequence ATGTCTAAATCTAACACCCGCTCGACGGCTGTTCCTGCAACCAGAATGCAACGGCTCCGAAACTTGAGCCACTGGCTTGATAGCGCGATCGGCATTCCTGGAACCCGATTCCGGATTGGTCTTGACCCAATTATCGGACTCCTCCCCGGCGGCGGAGATACGGCTGGGCTTCTGCTTTCCTCCTATATCGTGCTGGAAGCAGCAAAACTGGGAGCCTCCCGCGCAACGCTGACACAAATGGCATTCAACATTGTGCTGGAAACGCTCGTTGGCACAGTTCCCATTGTTGGAGACTTTTTTGATGTCACCTGGAAATCCAACGTTCGCAATATCCAGTTACTGGAAGAACACTTGAAGTTGCCTGTTGCCAGGCGATCGACCCATCACGGCTACGCCATTTTTCTGATCATTGGGCTAATCCTCGTTTTCCTTGGCTGTATTGCTTTGTCCGTCATGCTTCTCCGCTGGATCGCGCAGCAATTGGGATGGATTGGATAA
- the cobJ gene encoding precorrin-3B C(17)-methyltransferase yields the protein MSQDLVLRDFQPVAAIATTPQAVNCLKPLCELGVRLYIPEALASFSGSAQVQTYQGALKDHIALLWQTHRSLIFCLATGAVVRLIAPLLQDKATDPAVLVLDAAGQVVISLCGGHQGGADQLTRTIAQQLGATPILTGGANDLNLPGIDVLGVPFGWQKGTGDWTGTSAAIARQAPIQVIQEAGSTLWQQHLPIGHSFYFEAEEEDPKSQKTKTPAARVWISPIQRQFSAESDFPKVQWHPRVLWVGVGCERGTSRQLIETAIEQVCRAAHLAEASIAGIATIDIKADELGILELCHDRQWAMRCFPAESLKTIEVPTPSQVVNAEVGTPSVAEAAALLAASSPESSSSQLRVAKKIIRQEGQPGAVTIAIAQSEQEYTGRTGQLWLVGMGPGQLNQMTPAAKAAIVQADVLIGYGLYIDLVRPLLRPGQIIETSPITQERQRAERAIDLAQWGLTVAVISSGDCGIYGMAGLVMEQLRAANWDGKTPEVQVFPGITALQAVASRVGAPLMHDFCAISLSDLLTPWSMIEQRLTAAAQADFVTALYNPRSQTRIHQIITAQEIFLKYRNPDTPVAVVRSVYRPDEQITLTTLGELHDAPIDMLTTVLIGNQSTRIHENWMITPRGYLGFGEA from the coding sequence GTGAGTCAAGATTTGGTGCTTCGTGATTTTCAGCCCGTGGCGGCAATCGCTACAACCCCTCAAGCCGTCAACTGCCTCAAGCCCCTGTGCGAACTAGGCGTAAGGCTCTACATTCCAGAAGCGCTTGCTTCCTTTTCTGGCTCTGCTCAAGTCCAAACTTATCAAGGAGCGTTAAAAGACCACATTGCTTTACTCTGGCAAACCCATCGATCGCTGATTTTTTGTTTAGCAACTGGGGCAGTCGTCCGGCTCATTGCGCCTCTTCTCCAAGACAAAGCCACCGACCCCGCTGTTCTGGTACTCGATGCCGCCGGACAAGTTGTCATTAGTCTCTGCGGAGGTCATCAAGGTGGAGCAGATCAACTGACCAGGACGATCGCTCAACAGCTTGGCGCAACCCCTATCCTGACAGGCGGCGCAAACGATCTGAACCTCCCTGGCATTGATGTTTTGGGCGTCCCTTTTGGTTGGCAAAAAGGAACCGGAGATTGGACAGGCACCAGTGCTGCGATCGCTCGGCAAGCGCCGATTCAAGTCATCCAAGAAGCAGGCTCAACTTTGTGGCAGCAGCATCTACCGATCGGGCATTCTTTTTATTTTGAGGCAGAAGAAGAAGATCCCAAGAGTCAGAAGACCAAAACGCCTGCTGCAAGAGTTTGGATTAGCCCAATTCAGCGACAGTTTTCTGCCGAGTCAGATTTTCCTAAGGTGCAGTGGCATCCGCGTGTGTTGTGGGTGGGAGTGGGCTGCGAGCGGGGGACTTCAAGACAGCTCATTGAAACGGCAATTGAGCAGGTTTGTCGGGCGGCTCACCTGGCAGAAGCTTCGATCGCGGGAATTGCCACAATTGACATCAAAGCAGATGAACTGGGAATTCTGGAGCTCTGCCACGATCGACAGTGGGCAATGCGCTGTTTTCCCGCCGAGTCGCTCAAAACGATCGAAGTTCCAACCCCCTCACAGGTCGTTAATGCCGAAGTTGGCACCCCCAGTGTTGCCGAAGCCGCTGCCCTCCTCGCTGCCAGTTCCCCTGAATCTTCTTCTAGCCAACTCCGCGTCGCCAAAAAAATCATTCGGCAAGAAGGACAACCCGGAGCCGTGACGATCGCCATTGCCCAGTCAGAGCAGGAATATACCGGGCGTACCGGGCAACTGTGGCTTGTTGGCATGGGTCCCGGACAGTTGAATCAAATGACCCCTGCTGCCAAAGCGGCGATCGTCCAGGCGGATGTGCTAATTGGCTATGGGCTTTATATCGATTTAGTCCGTCCCTTATTACGCCCTGGACAGATCATCGAGACATCTCCGATTACGCAAGAACGCCAACGCGCCGAACGGGCGATCGATCTGGCTCAGTGGGGCTTAACCGTTGCAGTCATCTCTTCTGGTGATTGCGGCATCTATGGCATGGCAGGTTTGGTGATGGAACAACTCCGCGCTGCCAATTGGGATGGCAAAACACCCGAAGTTCAGGTCTTTCCCGGCATTACTGCTCTACAGGCAGTCGCTTCCAGAGTAGGTGCACCTTTAATGCATGACTTCTGCGCCATTAGCCTCAGCGATTTGTTGACCCCCTGGAGCATGATCGAACAAAGACTCACTGCCGCTGCCCAAGCCGATTTTGTGACAGCCCTCTACAACCCCCGATCGCAGACCCGGATTCATCAAATCATCACGGCTCAGGAAATTTTCCTGAAATATCGCAACCCTGACACTCCTGTTGCTGTCGTGCGATCGGTCTATCGTCCCGATGAACAGATCACGCTGACCACTCTTGGAGAACTGCATGATGCACCGATCGACATGCTGACCACGGTTCTGATCGGCAATCAAAGCACCCGCATTCATGAGAATTGGATGATCACGCCGCGAGGGTATCTGGGTTTTGGGGAAGCGTAG
- a CDS encoding GNAT family N-acetyltransferase, which yields MGFWKSLFSTSETSATSKPAETEGQGGPSVMVGNSRIFFSTDREIDLYELEELCDAVGWSRRPLRKVKKAIQHSFLVVSMWEQRGAQRRLVGFARATSDHAFNATIWDVVVHPDFQSKGLGKALMRQMIKKLRSEDISNITLFADPHVVDFYRGLGFMSDPEGIKGMFWYPD from the coding sequence ATGGGTTTCTGGAAAAGCCTGTTTAGCACTTCTGAAACTTCCGCTACATCCAAGCCCGCTGAAACGGAAGGGCAGGGAGGTCCGAGTGTGATGGTGGGTAACTCCCGCATCTTCTTTAGCACTGACCGTGAAATTGACTTATATGAACTTGAAGAACTGTGTGACGCGGTAGGCTGGTCACGTCGTCCGCTGCGAAAGGTCAAAAAAGCAATTCAGCACAGTTTTTTGGTCGTCTCCATGTGGGAACAGCGAGGGGCACAGCGACGGCTGGTCGGGTTTGCCCGCGCCACGTCTGACCATGCCTTTAACGCTACAATCTGGGATGTCGTTGTCCATCCAGACTTTCAAAGCAAAGGGTTGGGAAAAGCCCTGATGCGCCAGATGATCAAAAAGCTTCGTAGCGAAGACATTAGCAACATTACGCTCTTTGCCGATCCTCACGTCGTTGACTTCTACCGGGGCTTAGGCTTTATGTCTGACCCAGAAGGCATTAAGGGGATGTTTTGGTATCCCGATTGA
- a CDS encoding FAD-dependent oxidoreductase, with amino-acid sequence MVETPEQPPKVIVVGAGWAGLGAAYHLAKQGYEVTLLEAGAYPGGLVAGWKTAGGRSIEAGIHGFWYPYRNIFSLVRELELTPFTSWTRSSQYSPAGLEVESPIFQQEPALPTPLGTFLYPQFKRLPLIDRLSALPLLYAVVDFDNSDDAWQRYDSVTARELFKQFGVSARLYRDSFEPMLLVGLFAPGEQCSAAAALGMLYYFILAHQPDFDVVWCRGTVGEKIFRPWVEQIEQAGGRVLTQRRVTDLILNAEAEAPIVTGVVCGEEVFAADAVIFAVGVTGMQKIVSNSPALQSFPAFANLLNLGTIDGLATRLWFDRKVSVPLPSNACFGFDRSTGWTFFDLNALHDEYRDAPGSVIEADFYHANQLLPLSDEQVIAKVHRDLATCVPEFRSAEVIDSSVVRLPKAVTHFSPGSYQSMLPAQTPIANVFMSGDWVITRHGSWSQEKAYVTGLEAANHIINRFQLGTPANILPIAPDEPHIQIARQLNRSVRAFTQELLPPFWLP; translated from the coding sequence GTGGTTGAAACGCCTGAGCAACCGCCAAAAGTCATTGTTGTTGGAGCAGGATGGGCAGGGTTAGGTGCAGCCTATCATTTGGCAAAGCAGGGTTATGAGGTGACACTGCTGGAAGCAGGAGCTTATCCGGGTGGCTTAGTGGCAGGCTGGAAAACTGCGGGCGGACGATCGATCGAAGCAGGAATTCACGGCTTCTGGTATCCCTATCGCAATATTTTCTCGCTGGTACGGGAGCTTGAACTCACTCCATTTACATCCTGGACGCGCTCTTCACAATATTCTCCGGCAGGTTTGGAAGTGGAGTCGCCTATCTTTCAGCAAGAACCCGCGCTGCCAACCCCACTGGGTACATTCCTCTATCCTCAATTCAAGCGATTACCGCTGATCGATCGCCTCTCTGCCCTGCCACTGCTTTATGCTGTGGTTGATTTCGATAACTCCGATGACGCCTGGCAACGCTATGACTCGGTGACTGCCCGCGAACTCTTCAAGCAGTTTGGCGTGTCGGCAAGACTCTATCGCGACTCATTTGAGCCAATGCTTCTCGTCGGTTTGTTTGCACCGGGAGAACAATGCTCAGCGGCAGCAGCTTTGGGGATGCTCTATTACTTCATCCTGGCGCACCAACCCGATTTTGATGTGGTGTGGTGTCGGGGAACGGTGGGCGAGAAAATCTTCCGTCCCTGGGTGGAGCAGATTGAGCAAGCAGGAGGTCGGGTGCTGACGCAGCGTCGTGTCACTGATTTGATCCTGAATGCTGAGGCTGAAGCGCCGATCGTGACTGGGGTTGTTTGCGGTGAAGAGGTTTTTGCCGCAGATGCCGTGATTTTTGCAGTTGGTGTAACCGGAATGCAGAAGATTGTCAGCAACAGCCCTGCATTACAAAGCTTTCCTGCTTTTGCCAATTTGCTGAATCTGGGGACGATCGATGGTTTGGCAACCCGGCTCTGGTTCGATCGTAAAGTGTCTGTGCCACTGCCTTCCAATGCTTGTTTTGGCTTCGATCGTTCAACAGGCTGGACATTCTTTGATTTGAATGCGCTTCATGATGAATATCGAGATGCTCCGGGCAGCGTAATTGAAGCAGATTTTTATCACGCGAATCAGTTGCTTCCCCTCAGTGACGAACAGGTAATTGCCAAAGTCCACCGCGATCTGGCAACTTGTGTTCCTGAATTTCGGTCTGCTGAAGTGATCGATAGCAGCGTTGTCCGACTGCCTAAAGCCGTCACGCATTTCTCACCCGGCAGCTATCAATCGATGTTGCCTGCTCAAACCCCGATCGCCAATGTTTTCATGAGTGGAGATTGGGTAATCACCCGGCATGGCTCCTGGTCGCAGGAAAAAGCCTATGTCACTGGGCTAGAAGCCGCGAATCATATCATCAATCGATTCCAGCTTGGCACCCCAGCCAATATTCTGCCGATCGCGCCCGATGAGCCGCATATTCAAATTGCTCGTCAGCTCAATCGATCGGTTCGAGCCTTTACCCAAGAATTGCTGCCTCCCTTCTGGCTTCCCTAA
- a CDS encoding NUDIX hydrolase, translating into MPPQPEPPELIQQNLFHRGRKFNFEVTRLRLPNGAEGDWECVRHPGGALAVPVTNEGQLVLVRQYRFAANGRLLEFPAGTIEPNEDPLTTVQREIEEETGYHADRWRSLGQFFLAPGYSDEVIYAYLATDLTKLETPPSQDEDEDMETVLMTPQQLEAAILSGEPIDAKSICSFFLARPFL; encoded by the coding sequence ATGCCCCCCCAACCCGAACCCCCCGAACTCATCCAACAAAACCTCTTCCATCGTGGACGCAAGTTCAACTTTGAGGTAACCCGGCTGCGCTTACCGAATGGAGCAGAAGGAGACTGGGAATGTGTGCGTCATCCGGGTGGAGCTTTGGCAGTTCCGGTCACGAATGAAGGTCAGCTAGTGTTGGTGCGCCAATATCGTTTTGCGGCAAATGGGCGATTGCTGGAGTTTCCGGCAGGTACGATCGAACCGAATGAAGATCCTTTAACGACGGTGCAGCGAGAAATTGAAGAAGAGACAGGCTATCATGCCGATCGCTGGCGTTCCCTCGGGCAGTTCTTTCTGGCTCCGGGCTACTCAGACGAAGTGATCTACGCCTATCTTGCTACCGATTTAACTAAGCTAGAAACGCCGCCAAGTCAGGATGAGGACGAGGACATGGAAACCGTTTTGATGACTCCTCAGCAGTTGGAAGCAGCGATCTTGAGTGGGGAACCGATCGATGCAAAATCAATTTGCAGCTTCTTTTTAGCACGTCCGTTTCTCTAA